The following proteins are co-located in the Flammeovirga kamogawensis genome:
- the glmM gene encoding phosphoglucosamine mutase, with amino-acid sequence MTLIKSISGIRGTIGGSTEESLNPVDAAKFSSTYAKWILENSENSKKVVLGRDARVSGGWLADIVSGTLQAMGIHVIDLGLSTTPTVELAVELEEAAGGIILTASHNPANWNALKLLDSKGEFISAEAMQEILTNADEGNFEFADYKQTGSVTTDDTYIDKHIEKILALPLVDVEAIKAKDFKVVIDCVNSTGGIAVPKLLKALGVNTIEELYCEPNGKFPHNPEPLPENINEICRTLENGNFNLGIIVDPDVDRLALVTEDGTPFGEEYTLVAVADYVLEKTAGNTVSNMSSTRALRDVTEKHGGTYTASAVGEVNVVKMMKETNAIIGGEGNGGVILPELHYGRDALVGIALILSKLANYNGTANMLRKSFPDYHISKNKIELTPEIDVDHILVKIQERYVNQPINTLDGVKIEFGKEWVHLRKSNTEPIIRIYSESDSERTAEHLAQKIISDIKEIISFKADDEEELPVVDQKATESTEETSDDVEGDTSTNE; translated from the coding sequence TTGACCTTAATTAAGTCTATTTCTGGCATTAGAGGAACAATTGGTGGTTCTACTGAAGAATCATTAAACCCTGTTGATGCCGCAAAATTTTCATCTACTTACGCAAAGTGGATATTAGAAAATTCAGAAAACAGTAAAAAAGTTGTACTTGGTAGAGACGCTCGCGTTTCTGGCGGATGGCTTGCTGATATCGTTTCAGGTACGCTACAAGCTATGGGTATCCATGTTATAGATCTTGGTCTATCAACAACACCTACTGTAGAACTTGCTGTAGAGCTTGAGGAAGCTGCAGGAGGAATTATCCTTACTGCGAGTCATAACCCTGCTAACTGGAATGCCCTTAAATTATTAGATTCTAAAGGAGAATTTATCTCTGCAGAAGCTATGCAAGAAATCTTGACAAACGCTGACGAAGGAAACTTTGAGTTTGCAGATTATAAACAGACTGGTTCTGTAACTACTGATGATACTTACATTGACAAACATATTGAGAAGATCTTAGCTCTTCCTTTAGTTGATGTTGAAGCAATTAAAGCTAAAGATTTTAAAGTGGTTATTGATTGTGTTAATTCTACAGGCGGTATTGCCGTGCCTAAACTTTTAAAAGCTTTAGGTGTAAATACTATTGAAGAATTATACTGTGAACCAAACGGGAAATTCCCTCATAACCCAGAACCACTTCCTGAAAATATTAATGAGATCTGTAGAACACTAGAAAATGGTAATTTCAATTTAGGAATTATTGTTGACCCTGATGTTGATAGATTAGCATTAGTAACAGAAGATGGTACTCCTTTTGGCGAAGAATATACGCTAGTTGCTGTTGCCGATTATGTTTTAGAAAAAACAGCAGGCAATACAGTTTCTAACATGTCTTCTACACGTGCACTCCGTGATGTTACTGAAAAACATGGCGGTACTTATACAGCATCTGCTGTTGGAGAGGTAAACGTTGTAAAGATGATGAAAGAAACCAATGCTATTATTGGTGGAGAAGGTAACGGAGGTGTTATTTTACCAGAATTACATTATGGTAGAGACGCTTTAGTTGGTATTGCTTTGATTTTATCAAAACTTGCTAATTATAATGGTACGGCAAATATGCTTCGTAAATCATTCCCTGATTACCATATTTCTAAAAATAAAATTGAATTGACTCCTGAGATTGATGTTGATCATATCTTAGTTAAAATTCAAGAGCGCTACGTAAACCAACCAATTAACACTTTAGACGGTGTGAAAATTGAATTTGGTAAAGAGTGGGTTCACCTGAGAAAATCGAATACTGAACCTATTATTCGTATCTACTCTGAATCTGATTCTGAAAGAACTGCTGAGCATTTAGCTCAAAAAATAATTTCAGACATCAAAGAAATTATCTCTTTCAAAGCAGATGATGAAGAAGAGCTTCCTGTAGTTGATCAAAAGGCTACCGAAAGTACAGAAGAAACTTCTGACGATGTTGAAGGAGATACATCTACAAATGAATAA